One Mugil cephalus isolate CIBA_MC_2020 chromosome 8, CIBA_Mcephalus_1.1, whole genome shotgun sequence genomic window carries:
- the igsf9b gene encoding protein turtle homolog A isoform X2: MGLEGRWLQAVTTAVAICLLSVSQGVESVVRAREGATAELGCSLTPTSTEATTPNLFPLHVVEWVRLGYSVPILIKFGVYAPRVHPNYKGRVSLTRGASLRLERLTLEDEGWFECRILLLDSKTDDFRNGTWTFLSITAPPVFIKTPPTFVEVLLGDSLTLSCGAHGNPRPTVVWHKDESPIEKHEKIKVLNGTLSLASVTRNISGVYKCHVSNSEGNLTHYMQLQVKGPPIIIISPEDTTLNMTQDAVLQCQADAYPSNLTYEWMKQGQNVYHIESLKSRVKILVDGTLLIPNLIPEDAGNYTCIPTNGLLTPPSASAHLKVKHPARIGRMPRETYLPAGMEGVIVCPVQADPPVLYVNWTKDGNDLNPDNFPGWMVNSEGSVFIATANDNAVGMYTCTAYNSYGTMGQSTPTQVILKDPPSFRVPPRPEYLQEVGRELIIPCEAVGDPPPNITWSKIGPTPRSPYAVLANGSLLLQPLSKDHHGGWECLATNRVATVSTGTVVTVLGTSPHVASSVSVTTEMNQANVSWVPGFDGGFTQKFTVWVKQASRGKHEWASLPVPTSKNYLLVTGLIAGTGYQFSVLPQNKLGSGPFSEIVSVRTQAVPTEVPTVVTSPPIPDPPTLLSANRTGQGVVLQWMPPHVLLSSLTGYVLQARRDLGQWVILNSNIDANQSEILVQGLLRDSTYDLRLMSRSNKVLSEPSESVNISTAGMEIYPLRPSFLEVIPEPLLAGVLAGVCFLFVAIILSLVTACYMSQRRQRRRKQRRRDLPSAFQKSTSEESRSPPRSPDSVLKLKLCPPLPFFPNNSSSQSDRSSFEKGSRGEYHDQRKQLLSNSSPPPHYTLFESHLGSQAPSPTALESISRGPDGRFIVQPLPEGSSPSNRKTAKKDVLQSNGGASGSGSARTSFRDSPKSSILSSDKDERKDSPLTVDVPELSRPPSSPGRVRAMARNFSRHGCFYSDDEQGSEALLERASFYSDNSEKKPSDSLRRHRMPGHAEDLFPSLGRRTKLVDRDRERAHHSGYQPMESQLTDNSTLVSQLDSGLDRDSINKCVQLAKEREEMERELKIYTADQRSRSRGRDEHKCKTTQSPQRDSPKSEEEPVWKPLDVNIRQKHRSSGQTSRVSEYRKACYFGSTSSPMDRLPTSRIQWDISPVSSITSLIPVQSPREATSPRSPHPRTCREATQDSLAIDSSRSPVTQNTSLPMLSPDVTTETPGLCLETPDRARSLSPQRTSDMCVTAITDQGLTEKTQGGGVASRSRHSYAYTSTQPWDSSARSPDERPKSSASAQYNQPERTADVDPMATRHPSPSSYSTLPYEHHEVGAKAKDRETRKSETQDGRRSSGFYPELEREGVRTRSRRSDRCLFSDSPSPITTLTLVEEDNGDQSQFLVPRMSDSFKEKPAAPSPSVSPLQTSAILEYLSLPGFIEMSVDEPVEEAEVTGTSGQSSQLKPDNSVVAKPDVVPKNWEVHVQKNQEPGSKQELSFDQARLAGAAEVSLGASKKQGCQRSLHAEARVRFPDDERPFSPGPEKTSKQLHDEKTQIRVGHKNPDMPESRLGSRSAHTLFSAAKGMADIVSKHTHSFVDNSELSSEQSQRHASQGSRANNIASRITQAPVPFLRKSLSIGPCRTLSGMGQPQPFLKKSISLGSQRWEHFETPRTYISERCYWDEFPNPDVRVKSYSLGRTPASFPRPGPSWREYVPFRRPSMESMERPHHLQRPLASPSYLTPMYPPRPTSTSPLLEPSDPRRQAAVFPESSRWSPSYHETLRSAQHKYIPMPSSIPVPYYQHWPGSRRESPRPVDARRGPPRSYLPRGISWPSPYYAPFPPREVESYRQPDRMMGRGGETEMREVRDGGRASYASQSSGRGSAGLFRQSLSVTPTLLSSPETTEENERHRAEMEHPERRAKRRNTSVDESYEWDSADACVDSEVLEATQFDQPQTGDRRGRGELRSDQAVGLQDQRQKGGSKTDTK; the protein is encoded by the exons GCCGTGTGTCCCTGACCCGGGGTGCCTCTCTGCGGCTAGAACGGCTGACCCTGGAGGACGAGGGCTGGTTCGAATGTCGCATCCTCCTCCTGGACAGCAAGACCGACGACTTTCGGAACGGGACGTGGacctttctctccatcacag CTCCTCCCGTGTTTATTAAGACACCGCCGACTTTTGTGGAGGTTCTGCTCGGGGACTCGCTGACTCTCAGCTGTGGAGCCCATGGCAACCCTCGACCAACGGTTGTCTGGCATAAAGATGAGAGCCCAATtgagaaacatgaaaaaataaaa GTGCTCAATGGTACTCTGTCTCTGGCCTCCGTCACGAGAAATATTTCAGGAGTGTATAAATGTCACGTGTCCAACTCAGAGGGGAACCTGACCCACTATATGCAGctgcaggtcaaag GTCCTCCAATCATCATCATTTCCCCTGAGGACACCACGCTCAACATGACCCAGGATGCAGTCCTGCAGTGTCAGGCTGATGCCTACCCTTCAAACCTCACCTACGAGTGGATGAAACAAGGACAGAACGTTTACCATATTGA gtcGCTGAAGTCCAGAGTCAAGATTTTGGTAGATGGAACACTTCTTATTCCTAATCTCATCCCAGAAGATGCTGGGAACTACACCTGTATTCCAACTAATGGGTTACTGACGCCGCCTTCAGCCTCTGCACATCTCAAAGTGAAAC ATCCTGCACGCATTGGCCGAATGCCACGGGAAACATATTTGCCTGCGGGCATGGAGGGAGTCATTGTTTGCCCCGTCCAGGCTGATCCTCCTGTGCTGTATGTCAACTGGACCAAAGACGGGAACGATCTGAATCCTGATAAT TTTCCAGGTTGGATGGTGAACTCGGAGGGCTCTGTTTTCATAGCTACAGCCAATGACAACGCTGTGGGCATGTACACATGTACGGCCTACAACAGTTATGGCACCATGGGTCAGTCTACACCCACCCAGGTCATTTTAAAG GACCCACCGTCATTCCGAGTGCCTCCCCGGCCCGAGTATCTCCAAGAGGTGGGCCGAGAGTTGATCATCCCTTGTGAAGCCGTCGGAGACCCTCCTCCAAACATAACCTGGAGCAAG ATTGGCCCTACTCCACGTTCGCCGTACGCTGTGTTGGCTAACGGCTCCCTCCTGCTGCAGCCCCTCAGCAAAGATCACCATGGGGGCTGGGAGTGCTTGGCCACTAATCGTGTGGCGACTGTCAGTACAGGCACTGTGGTCACTGTGCTGG gCACTAGTCCTCACGTTGCATCCTCAGTGTCAGTCACTACAGAGATGAACCAGGCGAACGTGTCCTGGGTGCCTGGCTTCGATGGTGGATTCACCCAGAAGTTCACTGTATG gGTCAAGCAGGCGTCCAGGGGGAAACATGAATGGGCGTCTTTGCCTGTGCCAACATCCAAAAACTACCTGCTGGTGACGGGGCTAATTGCTGGCACCGGCTATCAGTTCAGCGTCCTACCTCAGAATAAACTTGGCTCTGGACCTTTTAGTGAAATCGTATCTGTGCGAACACAAG CTGTGCCAACAGAAGTACCTACAGTTGTCACCTCTCCCCCAATCCCGGATCCTCCAACACTCCTGTCAGCCAACCGGACTGGACAAGGAGTTGTCCTCCAGTGGATGCCTCCTCACGTCCTGTTGTCTTCACTGACGGGTTATGTGCTGCAGGCCCGCAGGGATCTGGGACAGTGGGTCATCCTCAACAGCAATATCGACGCCAACCAGAGTGAAATACTTGTACAAGGACTGCTTAGG GACTCTACATATGATCTGAGGTTGATGTCTCGCAGCAACAAAGTACTCAGTGAACCGAGCGAGTCCGTCAATATATCCACTGCAG GGATGGAGATTTACCCCCTACGTCCCAGTTTCCTGGAGGTCATACCTGAGCCGCTGTTAGCCGGTGTGTTGGCAGGAGTGTGCTTCCTCTTTGTTGCCATCATCCTCTCGTTGGTGACAGCCTGCTACATGAGTCAACGCCGGCAGCGTAGACGCAAACAGAGAAGACGAG ATCTACCGTCTGCCTTCCAGAAGAGCACTTCTGAAGA ATCTCGCTCACCTCCTCGCAGCCCAGACAGTGTCCTGAAGTTGAAGCTTTGTCCACCGCTTCCCTTCTTTCCCAACAACTCGTCCTCACAGTCTGACCGATCCTCCTTTGAGAAAGGCAGCCGTGGGGAATACCACGACCAGCGGAAGCAGCTCTTGTCCAACTCGTCTCCACCACCTCATTACACACTCTTTGAGAGTCACCTGGGGTCACAGGCGCCCTCACCAACTGCTCTGGAGTCCATTTCCAGAGGCCCAGATGGCCGCTTCATTGTCCAGCCACTGCCAGAGGGTTCCAGTCCTTCCAATAGGAAAACTGCGAAAAAGGACGTCCTGCAAAGCAACGGTGGGGCTAGTGGCTCAGGGAGCGCCAGGACATCGTTCCGGGACTCTCCGAAGTCAAGCATTTTGAGCTCAGATAAGGATGAGAGGAAGGATTCTCCTCTCACCGTGGACGTCCCAGAGCTGAGCAGGCCTCCTTCTTCCCCTGGAAGAGTGCGGGCCATGGCCAGAAACTTCTCCCGTCACGGCTGCTTTTATTCGGACGATGAGCAAGGCTCAGAGGCTCTTTTGGAAAGAGCCAGCTTTTATTCGGACAACAGTGAGAAAAAGCCCAGTGATTCTCTGAGGAGGCATCGCATGCCAGGCCACGCTGAAGACCTTTTCCCCAGTTTGGGGAGAAGAACAAAGCTCGtggatagagacagagagagagcacacCATTCAGGCTACCAGCCGATGGAGAGTCAGTTGACTGATAACAGCACCCTGGTCTCACAACTTGACAGTGGGTTGGACAGGGACAGTATTAACAAGTGTGTCCAGTTAGcgaaagagagggaagaaatGGAGAGAGAGTTGAAGATCTACACGGCCGATCAAAGAAGCCGCAGTCGTGGGAGAGATGAGCATAAgtgtaaaacaacacaaagcccTCAAAGGGATTCACCCAAGTCAGAGGAGGAGCCTGTTTGGAAGCCGTTAGATGTTAATataagacagaaacacaggtCCTCAGGTCAGACAAGTCGGGTATCTGAATATAGGAAGGCGTGCTACTTTGGCAGCACCAGCAGTCCCATGGACCGGCTCCCTACGTCTCGCATACAATGGGACATTAGCCCCGTTTCATCCATCACCAGCCTCATTCCTGTGCAGAGTCCTCGGGAGGCCACGTCGCCCAGGTCACCACATCCCCGCACATGTAGAGAAGCCACACAAGACTCTCTTGCTATTGATTCATCGCGCTCTCCAGTCACCCAGAACACCTCCCTCCCCATGCTGTCCCCTGACGTCACCACTGAAACCCCAGGTCTGTGTTTAGAAACACCAGACAGAGCCAGGTCATTGAGTCCTCAGAGAACGTCTGACATGTGCGTGACAGCTATCACTGACCAGGGGTTAACAGAAAAGACACAGGGTGGAGGTGTTGCTTCAAGGTCCAGACATTCGTATGCTTACACAAGCACTCAGCCCTGGGATTCATCTGCCAGAAGTCCTGACGAGAGACCTAAAAGTTCAGCTTCTGCACAATATAATCAGCCTGAAAGAACTGCAGACGTAGACCCCATGGCCACAAGGCATCCCAGCCCCTCTAGTTATTCTACCTTACCCTATGAACATCATGAAGTGGGGGCAAAGGCCAAAGATAGAGAGACAAGAAAGAGTGAGACTCAGGACGGCCGACGAAGTTCAGGGTTTTACCCTGAGTTAGAGAGAGAAGGCGTCCGCACACGATCCAGGAGGAGTGACCGGTGTCTTTTCTCTGACAGTCCGAGTCCTATCACCACCTTAACTCTTGTTGAAGAAGATAACGGTGACCAGTCTCAATTTTTGGTCCCCAGAATGTCTGACTCCTTCAAGGAAAAACCTGCAGCACCCTCGCCCAGTGTGTCCCCACTACAGACAAGTGCAATTCTCGAATACCTCAGTCTTCCAGGCTTCATCGAAATGAGCGTAGATGAACCGGTTGAAGAAGCTGAAGTAACAGGCACCTCTGGACAAAGTTCACAGCTGAAGCCAGATAACTCTGTGGTGGCTAAGCCTGATGTTGTTCCTAAAAACTGGGAGGTTCACGTTCAGAAAAACCAGGAACCTGGTTCAAAACAAGAGCTTTCCTTCGATCAGGCTCGCCTCGCGGGTGCTGCAGAAGTCAGCCTAGGTGCTAGTAAAAAACAAGGCTGCCAACGTTCCCTCCATGCTGAAGCTAGAGTACGATTTCCTGACGACGAAAGACCATTTTCACCCGGTCCAGAAAAAACTAGCAAGCAGCtgcatgatgaaaaaacacaaattcgAGTTGGGCATAAAAACCCAGACATGCCTGAATCCAGACTTGGATCCAGGTCGGCTCACACCTTGTTCAGCGCAGCTAAAGGCATGGCGGACATAGTgtcgaaacacacacacagttttgtaGACAACAGTGAGCTTTCCTCCGAGCAATCCCAAAGACATGCTTCTCAGGGCAGCAGAGCTAATAACATTGCATCGCGAATAACTCAAGCGCCTGTGCCATTTTTAAGGAAATCCTTAAGCATAGGCCCTTGTCGGACCCTCTCAGGCATGGGGCAGCCTCAGCCTTTCCTAAAGAAATCCATCAGCTTAGGCTCGCAGAGGTGGGAGCACTTTGAGACCCCGAGGACTTATATATCTGAAAGGTGCTACTGGGACGAGTTCCCAAACCCAGATGTCAGAGTGAAATCTTACAGTTTGGGCCGCACGCCAGCTTCCTTCCCCAGGCCAGGCCCTTCCTGGAGGGAGTATGTCCCATTCAGGCGCCCCAGCATGGAGAGCATGGAGAGGCCTCATCACCTACAAAGACCTTTAGCCAGTCCTTCCTACCTCACCCCTATGTACCCACCCAGACCAACATCAACCTCCCCCCTGCTAGAACCGTCTGATCCTCGACGGCAAGCCGCCGTTTTCCCAGAGTCCTCCAGGTGGTCTCCCTCCTACCACGAAACTCTGAGGTCTGCGCAGCATAAATACATCCCCATGCCCTCCTCCATCCCTGTCCCCTATTACCAGCACTGGCCAGGGTCGAGACGGGAAAGCCCGAGACCCGTGGACGCCAGGAGAGGCCCTCCGAGGTCCTACCTGCCCAGGGGCATTAGCTGGCCCTCACCTTACTATGCCCCCTTCCCGCCCAGAGAGGTGGAGAGCTACAGGCAGCCAGACAGGAtgatggggaggggaggggaaacaGAGATGCGGGAGGTCAGGGATGGGGGTAGGGCCAGTTACGCCAGTCAGAGCAGCGGCAGAGGTAGCGCTGGTCTCTTCAGACAGTCTCTGTCCGTCACTCCCACTCTGCTCAGCTCCCCGGAAACCACAGAGGAAAACGAGCGGCACAGAGCTGAGATGGAGCATCCTGAGAGAAGAGCGAAAAG AAGGAACACATCAGTAGATGAGAGTTATGAGTGGGACTCTGCTGATGCCTGTGTGGACTCGGAGGTCCTGGAGGCCACACAGTTTGATCAGCCACAAACGGGTGATCGGAGAGGCAGAGGGGAACTTAGGTCTGATCAAGCCGTTGGCCTCCAGGACCAGAGACAGAAAG GTGGATCCAAGACAGATACCAAATAG